In a single window of the Nakaseomyces glabratus chromosome B, complete sequence genome:
- the RPL4A gene encoding 60S ribosomal protein uL4 (CAGL0B04257g~Ortholog(s) have cell surface, cytosolic large ribosomal subunit, membrane localization) codes for MSRPQVTVQSLTGEATSSSVPLPAVFAAPIRPDLVHSVFVSVNKNKRQAYAVSEKAGHQTSAESWGTGRAVARIPRVGGGGTHRSGQAAFGNMCRGGRMFAPTKTWRKWNVKVNQNEKRYATASAIAASAVASLVLARGHRVEKIPEIPLVVSKDLESIKKTKEAVAALKAVGAGADLLKVIKSKKMRAGKGKYRNRRWTQRRGPLVVYAEDNGIVKALRNVPGVETVPVTALNLLQLAPGAHLGRFVIWTEAAFAKLDQVWGSETVASSKTGYSLPSNIVATTDITRIINSSEIQAAVRPAGQPSQKRTHVLKKNPLKNKQVLLRLNPYAKVFAAEKLGSKKAAKSSTKPSAVFTETLKHD; via the coding sequence ATGTCTCGTCCACAAGTTACCGTTCAATCTTTGACTGGTGAAGCTACCTCTTCATCTGTCCCATTGCCAGCTGTCTTTGCTGCTCCAATCCGTCCAGACTTGGTCCACAGTGTCTTTGTCTCTGttaacaagaacaagagaCAAGCTTACGCTGTTTCCGAGAAGGCTGGTCACCAAACTTCTGCCGAATCCTGGGGTACTGGTCGTGCTGTTGCCCGTATTCCAAGagttggtggtggtggtaccCACAGATCTGGTCAAGCTGCTTTCGGTAACATGTGTCGTGGTGGTCGTATGTTCGCTCCAACTAAGACCTGGAGAAAGTGGAACGTCAAGGTTAACCAAAACGAGAAGCGTTACGCTACCGCTTCTGCCATTGCTGCTTCCGCTGTCGCTTCTTTGGTCTTGGCTAGAGGTCACAGAGTTGAAAAGATTCCAGAAATTCCATTGGTTGTTTCCAAGGACTTGGAATCCATCAAGAAGACCAAGGAGGCTGTTGCTGCTTTGAAGGCCGTCGGTGCTGGTGCTGACTTGTTGAAGGTCATCAAGTCCAAGAAGATGAGAGCCGGTAAGGGTAAGTacagaaacagaagatggACTCAAAGAAGAGGTCCATTGGTTGTCTACGCTGAAGACAACGGTATCGTCAAGGCCTTGAGAAACGTTCCAGGTGTCGAAACTGTTCCAGTTACCGCTTTGAACTTGTTGCAATTGGCTCCAGGTGCTCACTTGGGTAGATTCGTTATCTGGACTGAAGCTGCTTTCGCTAAGTTGGACCAAGTCTGGGGTTCCGAAACCGTTGCCTCCTCCAAGACTGGTTACTCTTTGCCATCCAACATTGTTGCCACCACTGACATCACCAGAATCATCAACTCCTCTGAAATTCAAGCTGCTGTCAGACCAGCTGGTCAACCATCTCAAAAGCGTACTCACgttttgaagaagaaccCATTGAAGAACAAGCAAGTCTTGTTGAGATTGAACCCATACGCTAAGGTCTTCGCTGCCGAAAAGTTGGGCTCCAAGAAGGCTGCTAAGTCTTCCACCAAGCCATCCGCTGTCTTCACTGAAACTTTGAAGCACGATTAA
- a CDS encoding uncharacterized protein (CAGL0B04213g~Ortholog(s) have role in positive regulation of glycerol transport and cytoplasm localization) — protein MTETQTEYFNTRQVSLADDLLKHTTSIGSKLTKVVSPTTKVKEDSLKPMKTISNTISKTTSATTANDSSFDGFNPKYLNSESVYRAQSNSQSGPVVSRTEVNSPYYLPVPVPEAVTDSANPVSSSAKEQYLNGYHHSQYVKEYPTVLLADRFKKWNKILKYLISYLREAAYVEEHIARLHVKLKKKVTFPFLTDLDDHNQLVDPYQKNLPTKRTQPITPAEKKRLEAEAALAAATTTEETTEELDFDTELEDEVPVSSDNDTMAPSGFLKFGSGSIQDIQVLLKKYHGSIAGQQLKVSREIMENVIPKLEGLVKELNNKIREIKSLDGDFRTNLIGQMNQTSRLIQKYNSVVKKLANEKSDATTTIQPKCDPYLVKIQLETQLKKQLAEEKYLMEAFVNLQSSGLDLERIVYTKIQSALENYTALIDSEARLILKNLCQELQQGMLSKPANYEWDQFITHHTNCMLNWTSTQPKPVPRELSDIVYQNMKAPQSKCIRKGYMYYGSGKDVKKYSKGYFILTSHYLHEFKDSDFSKEMKGSTDASNNFCHMAISLVNLIPEKSFSLSDIDIEEITDTEMVFTARSLKSTKPRSSPSPAPIPAPEHKSRSPSITAAVPKFLRGGPSRSTKTRSNSGANRQTLFAEPSLSEPLREIGERTTWHLRLSLGDYDEEYKKQFKKWSSDFKALADFNHSYHRNSFINERAESATRRASKTAGPGEFNKQNSDSSRGSSDSTIVQDSGRSDSKIGNIVGLDEDGNLIASDGRKYSVSPQLQRQGSSGLTSPSSQPGSPLGDGSTTQYRDRVLSLPTNKRQDSTTIEGVMADSKKSPNTSSRGSVSYVTSSKVTRTSSLPVNDKDAASPADVPRSSQMRDQLKSTIDTIDESNQENSASSTMKLSKSMYS, from the coding sequence ATGACTGAAACACAAACTGAATATTTTAACACAAGGCAAGTCAGTCTTGCTGACGACTTGCTAAAGCACACGACATCAATAGGATCAAAATTGACTAAAGTGGTCAGTCCCACCACGAAGGTTAAAGAGGACTCTTTGAAGCCAATGAAGACAATTTCAAACACTATCTCAAAGACCACATCAGCTACCACTGCTAACGACTCAAGCTTTGATGGATTCAACCCAAAGTACTTGAACTCGGAAAGTGTATACAGAGCCCAATCAAACTCGCAGAGCGGACCAGTGGTGTCACGCACAGAGGTTAACTCTCCTTACTACTTACCAGTCCCAGTGCCAGAAGCTGTCACTGACTCTGCTAATCCCGTGAGCAGCAGTGCAAAGGAGCAATACTTAAATGGTTACCACCACTCCCAGTACGTTAAGGAATACCCAACTGTGCTGCTGGCAGACAGGTTCAAAAAATGgaacaaaattttgaagtaCCTCATTTCTTACCTTCGCGAAGCCGCTTACGTCGAAGAGCATATCGCCAGATTACATGTAAAgctaaagaagaaggtgaCTTTCCCATTCTTGACAGATTTGGACGATCACAACCAGCTTGTGGACCCATATCAGAAAAACTTGCCAACAAAGAGAACACAACCAATTACTCCagctgaaaagaaaagattggAAGCTGAGGCAGCACTAGCCGCTGCCACCACCACAGAAGAAACAACAGAAGAATTGGACTTTGATACAGAGCTAGAAGACGAAGTACCTGTTTCTTCTGACAATGATACTATGGCACCATCAGGCTTTTTGAAGTTCGGTTCAGGCTCAATACAGGATATTCAAGTTTTATTGAAGAAGTATCATGGTTCTATTGCAGGACAACAATTGAAAGTCTCCAGAGAAATAATGGAAAACGTCATTCCAAAACTAGAAGGTCTGGTAAAAGAGTTAAACAATAAGATAAGGGAAATCAAGAGTTTGGACGGTGATTTCAGAACTAATTTGATTGGTCAAATGAACCAAACCTCTAGATTAATTCAAAAGTATAACTCGGTTGTAAAGAAGCTAGCCAATGAAAAGTCTGATGCTACTACCACTATTCAACCAAAGTGTGACCCATACTTGgtaaaaattcaattggaaacacaattgaagaaacagtTAGCCgaagaaaaatatctaATGGAAGCATTCGTTAACTTGCAGAGCTCCGGTCTTGACCTGGAAAGAATTGTCTACACAAAAATTCAAAGTGCACTTGAAAACTATACCGCTTTGATTGATTCTGAAGCACGTTTGATTTTAAAGAACCTATGCCAAGAATTACAACAGGGTATGCTATCCAAGCCAGCTAATTATGAATGGGATCAATTCATTACTCATCATACCAACTGTATGTTGAATTGGACCTCCACCCAACCAAAGCCGGTTCCAAGAGAACTATCTGACATTGTATACCAGAACATGAAGGCACCTCAGTCTAAGTGCATCAGGAAGGGTTACATGTACTATGGTTCAGGCAAAGATGTTAAGAAGTATAGCAAAGGCTACTTCATTTTAACTTCCCATTATCTGCATGAATTCAAAGATAGCGATTTCTCTAAGGAGATGAAAGGTTCAACTGATGCCAGTAACAACTTCTGTCACATGGCTATTAGTTTGGTCAACTTGATTCCTGAAAAGAGTTTCTCATTGAGCGATATTGATATCGAAGAGATCACAGACACCGAAATGGTATTCACTGCTAGATCATTGAAGAGCACCAAACCTAGAAGCAGTCCTTCTCCAGCCCCAATTCCAGCTCCTGAACACAAGTCTAGATCGCCATCGATTACCGCAGCTGTTCCAAAGTTCCTAAGAGGTGGCCCAAGTAGATCCACTAAGACCAGATCAAATAGCGGTGCTAACAGACAAACCTTATTTGCTGAACCATCTCTAAGCGAGCCATTACGTGAAATTGGTGAAAGAACAACATGGCACTTAAGACTTTCCTTGGGTGATTatgatgaagaatacaAGAAGCAATTTAAGAAGTGGAGCTCTGATTTCAAGGCCCTTGCTGACTTCAACCATTCATATCACAGAAATTCGTTCATAAATGAGCGTGCAGAAAGTGCAACAAGAAGAGCAAGTAAAACTGCTGGGCCAGGCGAGTTCAATAAGCAAAACAGTGACTCTTCTCGTGGATCATCTGATAGCACCATTGTGCAAGATAGTGGACGCTCAGACTCTAAGATTGGTAATATTGTTGGTCTAGATGAGGACGGAAACTTGATTGCTTCGGATGGTAGAAAGTACTCTGTCAGTCCACAATTGCAAAGACAGGGATCATCTGGATTAACTTCCCCATCCAGCCAACCAGGCAGTCCGTTGGGTGATGGATCGACCACTCAGTATAGAGACCgtgttctttctttaccAACCAATAAAAGACAAGATAGTACTACCATTGAGGGCGTAATGGCTGATTCAAAGAAATCCCCTAATACCTCATCTAGAGGTAGTGTCTCTTATGTGACTAGCAGCAAAGTCACTCGTACTTCTAGTTTACCAGTTAATGACAAGGACGCTGCTAGCCCTGCAGATGTCCCAAGAAGTTCGCAAATGAGAGACCAACTAAAGTCGACTATTGATACCATAGATGAATCAAATCAAGAGAATTCAGCATCATCGACCATGAAGCTATCAAAGTCGATGTACTCATAA
- the SCP120 gene encoding SCP120 (CAGL0B04235g~Protein with a predicted role in maintenance of ploidy) — MNSKIVSTLVILLLILFSCNATLITDEAAKLRVVSRIEGAIATSWMDKAKLKLSIITGKHANFRSDLPIETVQPNYLQYLVNSISNMHEVNLVLLLPELEDYNDSDIWKIRDSLEDFIKGAQNLTEKLDNASWMRKKLYASTVRANTIFYLRHLLFRSSFLSYMTQKGNEDPNLMLTELIQIIEESKVTLLTAIKIIAIFETNNFESLLGILPTINNNDSTEQALVVNQLGYELCPECEKQRREEMETEHLWQDAYIKTMALLLGRTAAFVVFCTAIGAYSCTAALLVFGCKAYIIWTQIWIDSIKLSLGKWI, encoded by the coding sequence ATGAACTCTAAGATCGTTAGCACTCTCGTCATTTtacttttgattttattcaGTTGCAATGCCACCTTGATCACTGATGAGGCCGCCAAATTGAGAGTGGTCTCCAGAATTGAGGGAGCCATCGCAACTTCATGGATGGACAAGGCCAAGTTGAAACTGTCTATTATTACTGGTAAGCATGCAAACTTTAGGAGTGACTTGCCCATTGAAACTGTTCAACCAAACTACTTGCAATACTTGGTCAACAGTATCAGTAATATGCATGAAGTCAATTTAGTATTGCTACTACCAGAACTCGAAGACTACAATGACTCAGATATCTGGAAAATAAGAGACTCTTTGGAGGACTTTATTAAAGGAGCCCAAAATTTGACTGAGAAGTTGGACAATGCATCTTGGATGAGGAAAAAGCTTTATGCAAGCACTGTCAGGGCCAACACAATATTTTACCTGAGACATTTGCTATTCAGGTCCAGTTTCTTGAGCTACATGACCCAAAAGGGGAACGAAGACCCTAACTTGATGCTTACTGAGCTAATACAAATCATTGAGGAATCTAAAGTCACCTTGCTTACAGCCATCAAGATTATTGCCATTTTTGAGACAAACAATTTTGAGTCACTGCTAGGTATCTTACCAACCATTAATAACAATGATAGTACAGAGCAAGCTCTGGTTGTCAATCAGTTGGGTTATGAACTGTGTCCCGAGTGTGAGAAACAAAGGCGTGAAGAAATGGAAACAGAACATTTGTGGCAAGATGCATACATCAAAACAATGGCTTTACTTTTGGGGAGAACTGCTGCTTTTGTTGTGTTTTGTACTGCAATTGGAGCATATTCCTGTACTGCAGCACTGCTGGTCTTTGGATGCAAGGCATACATTATTTGGACACAAATTTGGATTGATTCCATTAAATTGTCACTTGGCAAATGGATTTAG
- the RKM3 gene encoding protein-lysine N-methyltransferase (CAGL0B04279g~Protein of unknown function) — MEVFGRVALPCVPYKPMSVTQEGDIRDILEFVRESKGLWDQRCEVKVSGLGGVGVFAKQDINESVPLLKLHKSSIFSASNSSVANLLVEEQIDGVLALNIAFIYETTVFKARSHWTKYLKSIRVDENILPPFYWDEELKRLIRDTTIDCLYGALEPQDELVEGFEIAVDLARKWHDELGLEVPRGYFDVQDNSPEEIDQKLRRFVAVAYAISSRGFEIDAFHETALVPIADLFNHHSESPHLQFRTIYDVCDQCGEFFGCRHNESDEEDEEDEEDEEDEEDEDEDDGKDKVNGKGLTMELVKEIDDEQEEDLVEPRVKNEELEDDECVEMRLMSPVKQGEEIFNTYGELSNPLLLVRYGFCVEGNSNDVVHLGTILTDHSRKHKLKHVTEWFKETGYKLLQEWMKEDDDEEEGGEEEEEEEEEETSWLSDILITSDGEPSQTLIVLCKLLSMDQLHWKKFMKYPDEKKYNQLGKTQDARTLLLSLAQQKLKLLDKKPLHKNATQQSPEHKAAWTLLMQERQILQRCIDNYT, encoded by the coding sequence ATGGAGGTATTTGGAAGGGTAGCCCTACCGTGTGTGCCCTACAAGCCAATGTCTGTGACTCAGGAAGGTGATATCAGGGATATTCTGGAGTTTGTCCGGGAGTCGAAGGGTCTATGGGATCAGCGATGCGAGGTCAAGGTGTCGGGTTTAGGCGGAGTGGGTGTGTTCGCTAAGCAGGACATTAACGAGTCGGTGCCCTTATTGAAGTTGCACAAGAGCTCTATATTCTCTGCGTCAAATAGCTCCGTGGCGAATCTGCTTGTCGAAGAGCAGATCGACGGGGTGCTTGCGCTGAACATCGCGTTCATATACGAGACCACAGTGTTCAAGGCGAGGAGCCACTGGACTAAGTATCTGAAGAGCATTCGGGTTGATGAGAACATACTGCCGCCGTTCTACTGGGATGAAGAGTTGAAGCGGTTGATTAGGGACACGACAATTGACTGTTTGTATGGGGCGCTTGAGCCCCAGGACGAGCTGGTCGAAGGGTTTGAGATTGCTGTTGATCTGGCGAGGAAATGGCATGACGAGCTGGGACTGGAGGTTCCACGAGGCTACTTCGATGTGCAGGATAACTCGCCGGAGGAGATAGATCAGAAACTGAGAAGGTTCGTGGCGGTAGCGTACGCCATATCATCGAGAGGGTTCGAGATCGATGCGTTCCACGAGACCGCGCTTGTACCCATCGCAGACTTGTTCAACCACCACAGCGAGTCCCCTCATTTGCAGTTCAGGACAATATATGATGTGTGTGACCAATGCGGAGAGTTTTTTGGGTGCAGACACAATGAatcagatgaagaagatgaggaagatgaggaagatgaagaagatgaggaagatgaggatgaggacGACGGAAAAGATAAGGTAAACGGTAAAGGATTGACCATGGAGTTGGTCAAAGAGATAGACGACGAGCAAGAAGAGGATCTAGTGGAGCCTCGAGTTAAAAATGAAGAGCTAGAAGACGATGAGTGTGTAGAGATGAGACTAATGAGTCCCGTTAAGCAAGGCGAAGAGATCTTTAACACATACGGAGAACTGTCAAACCCATTGCTACTGGTGAGGTACGGGTTCTGTGTTGAAGGTAACAGCAATGACGTGGTGCATCTAGGTACCATTCTGACCGATCACAGCCGGAAGCATAAACTCAAGCATGTTACAGAATGGTTCAAAGAGACTGGCTATAAACTATTGCAAGAGTGGATGAAagaggatgatgatgaagaagaaggaggagaagaagaagaagaagaagaagaagaagaaaccagCTGGCTGTCGGACATATTGATTACGAGCGATGGAGAGCCTTCGCAGACTCTGATTGTTCTATGTAAGTTGCTCTCGATGGACCAATTGCACTGGAAGAAGTTCATGAAATACCCCGACGAGAAGAAGTACAACCAGCTGGGCAAGACACAGGACGCCAGAACTCTATTACTGTCACTAGCACAACAGAAGTTGAAACTGCTGGACAAAAAACCACTACACAAGAACGCAACACAACAAAGCCCAGAGCACAAAGCAGCATGGACACTGCTGATGCAGGAAAGACAAATACTTCAGAGATGCATAGACAACTACACATAA
- the MRD1 gene encoding RNA-binding ribosome biosynthesis protein MRD1 (CAGL0B04169g~Ortholog(s) have mRNA binding, rRNA primary transcript binding activity), translating to MSRVIVKGLPIYLTEPELQKHFNKRLITTHATSNVDGLITDLRILKNREGKSRRFAFIGYKNEQDALDAVNYFDGSFIYTSKIEVDMAKSFADPRVPKSMKEKKREALKRLREKEEKLLEEKNKKLKVQDTKSKINIDAEIEKDKQLKEFIETMKPSAQTSSWDKITETAEPESGLAEEQELDDEESSNVNPLLKHALSMKKGDENDSDDEYMSFNNADSKAGSDESNEEEKMISLSELPVQNEESSAEPKEDDGLAKNEEISDMDWIKQRRVRIRENGEKVGEEFATNVQDKESEENSQATPAEELQEEIPDEEQAIAKIQKTGRLFLRNILYSSTEDDFKKLFSPYGELKEVHVAVDTRTGNSKGFAYVLFAKPEEAVQAYIELDKQIFQGRLLHILAADEMKDHRLDEFDLKNMPLKKQRELKKKAAASKATFSWNSLYMNQDAVLGSVAAKLGVQKADLIDPENSNSAVKQALAEAHVIGDVRKYFETKGVDLTKFSNLKSPSQRDDRVILVKNFPFGTTREELGELFVPFGKLERLLMPPAGTIAIVQFRDIASGRSAFSKLAFKRFKGTVIYLEKGPKDCFTKAASNEDAMEHDEEKSAKEAGPSSADLLESVSSKKTEDKEDEDEQVVDGPTVSIFIKNLNFKTTSQQLTDRFKVFSGFVVAQVKTKPDPKQKNKVLSMGFGFVEFRTKEQATAVISAMDGTVIDGHKIQLKLSHRQGNAGSQEKKKAKNGKIIVKNLPFEATRKDVFELFNSFGQLKSVRVPKKFDKSARGFAFVEFVLPKEAENAMDQLQGVHLLGRRLVMQPAEQEAANAEEELERMTKKVRKQAAVSEIAAMTRNAGKRKLDMEDEEEEF from the coding sequence ATGTCCAGAGTTATTGTGAAAGGTCTGCCTATATATCTGACTGAGCCAGAGCTACAGAAACATTTCAATAAGAGGTTGATTACCACGCATGCGACGAGTAATGTCGATGGTCTGATCACTGATTTACGTATTTTGAAGAACAGGGAAGGTAAGAGTAGAAGATTTGCGTTTATTGGTTACAAGAATGAGCAAGATGCCCTTGATGCGGTGAACTACTTTGACGGTTCTTTTATCTACACTTCGAAGATTGAGGTTGATATGGCCAAGAGTTTTGCTGATCCAAGGGTTCCGAAGTCAatgaaggagaagaagagagaagcCTTGAAGAGGCTGCGggagaaagaagagaagcttcttgaagaaaagaacaagaaactaAAGGTGCAGGACACAAAGAGCAAGATAAATATTGATGCAGAGATCGAAAAGGATAAGCAACTGAAAGAATTCATAGAAACCATGAAGCCAAGTGCACAAACTAGCTCCTGGGATAAGATTACAGAGACAGCTGAACCAGAAAGTGGTCTGgctgaagaacaagaactggatgatgaagaatctTCTAACGTTAATCCACTACTGAAGCATGCATTATCTATGAAGAAGGGAGATGAGAATGACAGCGATGATGAATATATGAGTTTTAACAACGCTGACTCTAAGGCCGGTTCAGACGAGAGTAacgaagaagagaaaatgATTAGTTTATCTGAATTACCAGTGCAAAATGAAGAATCCTCTGCTGAACCAAAGGAGGATGATGGTCTTGccaaaaatgaagaaatatCAGATATGGATTGGATAAAACAGCGCAGAGTGCGTATAAGAGAAAATGGTGAAAAGGTAGGAGAAGAGTTTGCAACAAATGTTCAAGATAAAGAATCTGAAGAAAACTCTCAAGCCACACCAGCAGAGgaacttcaagaagaaattccAGATGAAGAACAGGCTATCGCCAAAATCCAGAAAACAGGCCGTCTTTTCCTGCGTAACATTCTATACTCTTCTACAGAAGACGACttcaaaaaattgtttAGTCCATATGGTGAGCTCAAAGAAGTGCATGTAGCAGTAGATACTAGAACTGGTAATTCAAAGGGGTTTGCGTATGTTTTATTTGCAAAGCCTGAAGAAGCTGTCCAAGCTTATATCGAGTTGGATAAACAAATTTTCCAAGGTAGACTTCTACATATATTAGCCGCAGACGAGATGAAAGATCATCGTCTTGATGAGTTCGATCTGAAAAACATGcctttgaagaagcaacgtgaactgaaaaaaaaggcaGCTGCTTCCAAAGCCACATTTTCATGGAACTCCTTGTATATGAACCAAGATGCAGTATTAGGTAGTGTTGCAGCTAAGCTTGGTGTTCAAAAAGCTGACTTGATTGACCCAGAAAACTCAAATTCTGCTGTAAAACAAGCTTTAGCTGAAGCCCATGTTATTGGTGATGTTAGGAAATACTTTGAAACAAAAGGTGTTGATCTAACTAAGTTTTCAAATCTGAAATCACCTTCTCAACGTGATGATCGTGTTATTCTGGTCAAGAATTTCCCGTTCGGTACCACTAGAGAAGAACTGGGAGAATTATTTGTTCCCTTTGGTAAACTAGAAAGATTGCTAATGCCACCAGCTGGGACTATTGCCATCGTTCAGTTTAGAGATATAGCCTCTGGTCGCTCTGCATTTTCGAAACTTGCTTTCAAAAGGTTTAAAGGTACAGTAATATATTTAGAAAAAGGTCCTAAGGACTGCTTTACTAAGGCAGCTTCCAACGAGGATGCAATGGAACATGACGAAGAAAAAAGTGCAAAGGAGGCCGGTCCATCATCTGCTGATTTGTTAGAGTCGGTATCCTCCAAAAAGACCGAAGATaaggaagatgaagatgaacaGGTTGTTGATGGCCCTACAGTTTCtatatttatcaagaaTTTGAACTTTAAAACTACTTCTCAACAGCTTACTGATCGCTTCAAGGTCTTCAGCGGTTTTGTTGTTGCTCAGGTTAAGACAAAACCAGATCCTaaacagaagaacaagGTTTTGTCAATGGGTTTTGGGTTTGTTGAATTTAGAACCAAGGAACAAGCTACAGCTGTGATCTCTGCTATGGATGGCACAGTTATTGATGGTCACAAAATTCAATTAAAATTATCTCATAGACAAGGTAATGCAGGGTCgcaagagaaaaagaaagcaaagaATGGTAAGATTATTGTAAAGAACTTGCCATTTGAGGCAACTAGAAAGGATGTCTTTGAACTGTTTAATTCATTTGGTCAACTAAAGTCTGTTAGAGTTCCAAAGAAGTTCGACAAGTCGGCAAGAGGTTTTGCGTTTGTGGAGTTTGTTTTACCAAAGGAAGCGGAAAATGCCATGGATCAACTGCAAGGTGTCCATTTATTGGGTCGTAGACTAGTGATGCAACCAGCCGAACAAGAAGCGGCTAATGCTGAAGAAGAGCTGGAGAGAATGACTAAAAAGGTTAGAAAACAGGCAGCTGTTAGTGAGATTGCTGCTATGACTAGAAATGCTGGTAAAAGAAAGCTAGACATggaagatgaggaagaagaattcTGA
- the ALE2 gene encoding Ale2p (CAGL0B04191g~Ortholog(s) have endoplasmic reticulum localization), whose product MDLKDFLVGYLDIPSPTIFDAKVIPFLRDYNIVKSEAILSNLHSIIYVALGYQMWFLATRWLLFPPLTKWRLSHSKVPNDEKKAKKLNIEAAIHFVSFLQTLVVVYLSLIFLCDGDKTSNYDTVNARIFGRSRDTEIITVYAIGYFVWDVYISVLHSTLPFVLHGIISTVVFTIGLKPYIQYYAPVFLMFELSNPFLNLRWFGLKYLPTENRVCSIALLINNLLLLIFFFSARIAWGWYQIGKLTWDFYTVHTDPRFLWLDSSIIVGGNLVLDVLNAIWFGTMLSVAFNVITKRKKD is encoded by the coding sequence ATGGACTTAAAGGATTTCTTAGTTGGTTATTTGGACATTCCAAGTCCGACAATTTTTGATGCGAAGGTCATCCCATTTTTGAGGGATTATAATATCGTTAAGTCTGAAGCGATTCTATCAAATTTACATTCCATAATCTATGTGGCATTGGGCTACCAGATGTGGTTTTTGGCTACACGGTGGCTGTTGTTTCCTCCTTTAACCAAGTGGAGACTCAGCCACTCAAAGGTTCCAAACGATGAGAAGAAAGCCAAGAAATTGAACATCGAGGCTGCCATTCATtttgtttcatttttaCAGACTTTGGTAGTGGTGTATCTATCATTGATATTCTTGTGTGACGGAGACAAGACCTCAAATTACGACACGGTCAACGCCAGGATATTCGGACGTTCGAGGGACACCGAGATCATCACTGTGTATGCCATCGGCTATTTCGTGTGGGATGTTTACATTTCGGTGTTGCACTCGACTTTACCTTTTGTGCTCCATGGTATAATCTCCACTGTGGTGTTTACCATAGGCTTGAAGCCTTATATCCAATACTACGCGCCTGTGTTCCTCATGTTCGAGTTATCCAACCCATTTTTGAACCTGAGATGGTTCGGGCTGAAATACCTGCCAACGGAAAACCGTGTGTGTTCAATTGCCCTCCTGATAAACAACTTGCTGTTGctgatcttcttcttcagtgCCAGAATCGCCTGGGGCTGGTACCAGATTGGCAAGCTGACCTGGGACTTCTACACAGTGCACACGGATCCAAGATTCCTGTGGCTGGACTCGAGTATCATTGTCGGTGGTAATCTCGTGCTCGATGTCCTCAATGCGATCTGGTTCGGAACAATGCTATCCGTGGCATTCAATGTTATaacaaagagaaagaaggaTTGA